Proteins encoded in a region of the Procambarus clarkii isolate CNS0578487 chromosome 42, FALCON_Pclarkii_2.0, whole genome shotgun sequence genome:
- the LOC123770292 gene encoding voltage-gated hydrogen channel 1 — MDRNKINLDSEGGTEDNVPRGLQDTHSLDSMSSDGIALRSRTSVRQQLQHFIRSTRCQVLVVALVVVDTMLVITELLLDLEMNGTPSSIPFFLHTLSLSVLALFIVEIGLKIYAYQFDFFTHKGDVFDAIVVIVALCLDGVYLHAHDAHTGVGLIIVLRLWRVARIQNAMVLQVKRAGEKRLFEEQQNRYLAEQEVARYRTYSYAQDVYIKTLQDLLRRNGISYQEECRNIPDINRIKVVAEVNTKPNV, encoded by the exons ATGGACAGAAACAAAATTAATTTGGATAGTGAAGGAGGCACTGAAGACAACGTTCCTCGGGGACTGCAGGATACTCACAGTCTTGATTCGATGTCTTCAGATGGCATTGCCCTTAGATCACGAACTTCTGTGAGACAACAGTTACAACATTTTATTCGCTCTACTCGTTGTCAG GTACTTGTGgtcgctctggtggtggtggatacaATGCTGGTCATCACAGAACTATTACTGGACCTAGAGATGAATGGTACTCCTTCATCCATACCATTTTTTctgcacacactctccctcagtgTCTTAGCACTCTTCATTGTTGAGATAGGACTGAAGATATATGCTTACCAATTTGATTTCTTCACACATAAG GGAGATGTATTTGATGCCATTGTAGTTATTGTTGCTTTGTGCCTTGATGGTGTTTACTTGCACGCTCATGATGCCCACACTGGGGTTGGACTTATTATAGTCCTGCGGCTGTGGAGAGTTGCTCGTATTCAGAATG CAATGGTATTACAAGTTAAGAGAGCAGGGGAAAAGAGATTGTTTGAGGAACAGCAGAATCGATACTTAGCTGAGCAAGAAGTGGCAAGATACCGTACATACAGCTATGCCCAGGATGTCTATATTAAAACTCTCCAAGACTTGTTGAGAAGGAATGGAATTTCTTATCAAGAGGAATGCAGGAACATCCCCGATATTAACAG AATCAAGGTTGTAGCCGAGGTGAACACAAAGCCAAACGTCTAG